A single window of Candidatus Flexicrinis affinis DNA harbors:
- a CDS encoding PD40 domain-containing protein — MRIGNQRQWWLRLAPIVVALAVFAFSNPTYSQPGNGRPVTTPEGPGELPQPTVVATAQPTIAAPTAVPPTSVPEEPTEVPQQPTNVPQQPTEIPPEQPTEAPTEAPTEDPVLIVTPDPTEPADDDVERPHLYQTFCLMEITDNGDDNPFSFRFRATQQYNIASVAWTFGDSSTSSSADVVHTYTTTGSFPVSLTCTPSVAGPNIVLTGTITVLPQASAQFELLPDYVVEHHLEADGPLTISTFNQSQPDAPTTTYLWQVFQLPDLVTPVATSALRDFSYNATAYGSYEFRLTVTVGPSQAIAGKTVTINAPAPTADFVLSPQTGPLTAGQLDVEFEGVDLGTGPITTWEWDFEYTAPTFDIDATGQGPHIYSYTSEATFTIRMDYSGPGGGGTVFKQVVVEPDVAPLTAIFTYYFTGRDLPGGGIEVCFNNESVGPYTIVTWDFDGDLVIDSTSLDSTICWEYPAEGVVEVRLRVENSFGFSEDAQFITVTRAPVAAFSIVPGNSITLGTLIDLVDASTGVIDTWSWDFDGDGVEDSDEQNPTGISFTQLGPNPIRLTVTGPGGTSFVEAILVVSYLEAGCVINGPLEVVPSTGPTAYTYTTSQLQGRTVTEQRWILAGPAAGLPLTVTDPALNVNWAGYGTGSYLISLEITLDDGSICNTATTVNVTFPPINCVANINPAIPNPLYPSADQYTFTGTLTDPANRPIISRTWTITRNGAPFANGSGAIPYVFTNEIATIGSPINWVVRYDAVVDDGGGETSECYEEIPFQTVPFPDPVCVISGPATPLPNVGSSSGLATYTVVYTTTGRPVSNPFWAAGANGTIINPTLNDTNVLWASTPAYTYNSSVSLTATVTNPDGAQVPVSCNLNVTPTVPRLTCAAISGDLTPVVGETEIYTAGNPGNVFGRTVTRTMALYLMPGLTLVDPPGVVSGNSISYEFLIPGQQYRVVQTVSVDGVPSDSCTNFRTLNVTLPQTTFDCDAFPGESGIYNDPTVFSTSDVYPYRLDVDNGNGINLRYTYTLIGPNGATVPLGFFDSTADGIVTPPPSLNFTWAQLTANYGLGNYIIRIDVSAVDPLVTPYTCGLQRNIVVGQIEVQYNDVIGNGWTRSALPVNEPVCITNTSYDTNGSAGAPNPEALEYTWTISGSAGQNSLGITSATTQDLPACISFNTPGTYTIRLDGNTPNFGDGGFDLEDNFTRTFNVYGRQSILINRSGSDFGGTLQTFTATGVNITSGYTWRIYQQGTSNLIAGPNTGNPQSYTLAAGLYTAEVRGTGPLGLTIARLDFELLLANDLRAAFRVNPYLGVAPLNACFTDLSVGTNITLWEWDFDDDGTIDLTYGPGGAPNLICYTYGSPNTTYRPLLTVYNSQFIRSAQNTVRTYSIFEANASFTVQDNGGGYFCFTPQVDPGVDVTEWDFGDGSIVVVNNNNQICHQYTSFSQPGEYLVCMDFAGPGGTPTGTYCREVPYVPPLGGTPNLSMSASCSADRTATFTVTNSGAAMSVPDQIIIRDEANNVLLIAPVLLGANESANFTVNNVSGNITGRLTDRPAVTATTLCFYPPEISVAVVCTGNLPVFTITNARPSDGPMPFPQSFTITGAASGVVVNSTFQLGLGVPSVDVTLPPGSNPYDTYTFASNGYTGTFDLSQQCSLLPTLTFDTFCRTTGGVAESVFRVINTSANPMVRPEPYTITGGSYSGSGTFQVPANSFIELVVPDAEDPYATYTFNSASVVGTFSQTHACQRPALNATYSCAWPRSFTVSNTGGAMLEAQAYSILDGSNSTVASGNITIPSGSSTVVNVPAGLNPYDTYTFSTTGFASTVNFSDSCAQPVLAASAVCAWPRAFTITSTGGPILEPQPYEVQDSSGTPIVTGSFSPATGFPLTVPLPTTVDPYAEYTFVTSGFAATINLPHDCANPDLSVAGVCSDPRVFTITNTGGDMLTGQTYQILQGAVVVRTATFTVAGGASVDVAAPNGLNPYGEYTFVTNGFAATLNQPHTCGQPEFEPGSACAAPRYFTITNNGSPMLSPQDFDILRDGQVVYSGSLMLNTGESFTFTQPVSDDPYGTYTLVSDGYADSLTIDYTCEYPEYTATNVCGYPVAVTVTNTGADALQSEPWSVLDSSNVTVASGSVSLPSGGSVAVDLTGLNPYDSYTFAMLGFGTAVDALTQCVSPDLSASYVCAQTPSFQIVNNGTDMLLPQTVTVVNADSEVVLTQDVQLDAGESIGITLNGLNPFGTYSLSSEGGFLATLQSSGTCDETEIGLPADLTIEGVCGSPAGFVVTNVGTTPSGLISYSILASADQSVLISGTFNLAVNEAIALNAPADADLSSGITFVSDDLGTLATTDLVCDGTTVFPRIDLESTTIGQLDTGPTCGHNCPEFKVYHTDELGGWEIFRLDGADQVTRTTARENLSYGLSDDVKSSSPSLSPDNKWVIFQSDRDGNWELYLAPTSGGGPESVMRITYSTLSNEVDPVWGPNNFVVFESTRNGNWDLYAIDMRSGDEFQLTDSIGHEINAHWSLDGSRIVFQSDVPNEDGVRLWQIYVMNLDTGIVTKLSDGTTNDVEPQFANNSNKITFRSYTATDGDGKYEMMNLDGTGRVAFTDGDATNAVWSPSDRYIAYQSDVDGDLDIYVYEVATGKTRHVTDNAVADYAPNWLCDDDTIIFTSDVDGDPNLFEVKASPIDDGPVAVEDDATQMTFEDNSDIYPLSSPSEENASREGHAVNTEFGRQTYFLRQEPVILASNVATTADVNNGLNLNVCPGDQLASTR; from the coding sequence ATGCGCATTGGAAATCAGAGACAGTGGTGGTTACGACTAGCGCCGATCGTGGTCGCGCTTGCCGTCTTCGCCTTCTCCAACCCGACCTACTCCCAACCGGGCAATGGCCGGCCCGTCACCACGCCGGAAGGTCCGGGCGAACTTCCTCAGCCGACGGTCGTCGCCACGGCACAACCGACGATCGCCGCACCAACCGCGGTTCCACCCACTTCGGTACCGGAAGAGCCGACTGAGGTCCCACAACAGCCAACCAATGTGCCGCAGCAGCCGACCGAAATCCCTCCCGAGCAGCCCACCGAGGCGCCAACGGAAGCACCAACCGAGGACCCCGTACTGATTGTCACGCCGGATCCGACCGAGCCGGCCGATGACGATGTCGAGCGCCCCCATCTCTATCAGACGTTCTGCCTCATGGAGATTACGGACAACGGCGACGATAATCCGTTCTCGTTCCGTTTCCGCGCGACCCAGCAGTACAACATCGCGTCCGTGGCTTGGACCTTCGGTGACAGCAGCACCTCATCGTCAGCCGATGTCGTCCACACGTACACAACCACTGGTAGTTTCCCGGTATCGCTGACCTGTACGCCGAGCGTCGCCGGGCCCAACATCGTCCTGACCGGCACCATCACGGTGCTCCCGCAGGCAAGCGCGCAGTTCGAACTGCTCCCGGATTATGTCGTTGAGCATCATCTCGAAGCGGATGGTCCGCTGACGATCTCGACCTTTAACCAGAGCCAACCGGATGCACCGACCACCACATATCTGTGGCAGGTCTTCCAGCTTCCCGACCTTGTTACACCGGTCGCCACGAGCGCGCTCCGCGATTTCAGCTACAACGCAACCGCGTATGGATCGTACGAGTTCCGCCTCACGGTGACCGTCGGACCGAGCCAGGCCATCGCGGGCAAGACCGTAACGATCAACGCCCCTGCCCCGACTGCCGACTTCGTTCTTTCACCGCAGACCGGCCCGCTGACCGCAGGTCAGTTGGATGTCGAATTCGAAGGTGTCGACCTCGGCACTGGCCCGATCACAACGTGGGAGTGGGACTTCGAGTACACGGCCCCGACGTTCGACATCGACGCGACCGGCCAAGGCCCGCACATCTATTCATATACATCTGAGGCCACCTTCACGATCCGCATGGATTACAGCGGCCCGGGCGGCGGCGGCACCGTGTTCAAGCAGGTGGTTGTCGAGCCTGACGTCGCGCCGCTAACGGCTATCTTCACCTACTACTTCACCGGGCGCGACCTGCCCGGCGGCGGCATCGAGGTCTGCTTCAACAACGAAAGCGTTGGCCCGTACACGATTGTGACATGGGACTTTGACGGCGATCTCGTGATTGACAGTACAAGCCTTGATTCGACCATCTGCTGGGAGTACCCGGCCGAGGGCGTTGTCGAGGTTCGGCTGCGTGTCGAAAACAGCTTTGGCTTCTCCGAAGATGCGCAGTTCATCACTGTGACACGCGCGCCGGTTGCCGCGTTCAGCATCGTCCCCGGCAACTCGATCACGCTCGGCACGCTCATCGACCTCGTCGATGCCAGTACCGGTGTCATCGACACGTGGTCTTGGGACTTCGACGGCGATGGCGTCGAGGACAGCGACGAGCAGAACCCGACCGGCATCTCGTTTACCCAGCTCGGGCCGAACCCGATCCGCTTGACAGTGACCGGCCCCGGCGGCACGTCGTTTGTCGAGGCGATTCTCGTCGTCAGCTACCTTGAGGCGGGTTGCGTCATCAATGGCCCGCTCGAGGTCGTTCCAAGCACGGGACCGACTGCCTACACTTACACAACCAGCCAACTGCAAGGGCGGACAGTGACGGAACAGCGCTGGATCCTTGCGGGTCCGGCAGCAGGGCTTCCGCTCACCGTCACCGACCCCGCATTGAACGTCAACTGGGCGGGCTACGGCACCGGCAGCTATCTGATCTCGTTGGAGATTACGCTGGACGACGGCAGCATTTGCAATACGGCGACGACCGTCAACGTGACGTTCCCGCCGATCAACTGCGTCGCCAATATCAACCCGGCGATCCCGAACCCGCTCTACCCGAGTGCCGATCAGTATACGTTTACCGGCACGCTAACCGACCCGGCCAACCGGCCGATCATCTCGCGCACGTGGACGATCACCCGCAACGGCGCGCCGTTTGCCAACGGCAGCGGTGCGATCCCGTACGTCTTCACCAATGAAATCGCGACGATCGGAAGCCCGATCAACTGGGTTGTGCGTTATGACGCGGTTGTCGATGACGGCGGCGGCGAGACGAGCGAGTGTTACGAGGAAATTCCGTTCCAGACGGTGCCGTTCCCGGACCCGGTCTGCGTGATCAGCGGGCCAGCAACACCGCTGCCCAACGTCGGTTCGTCCAGCGGCCTTGCGACTTACACGGTGGTCTACACGACAACTGGCCGTCCGGTCAGCAACCCGTTCTGGGCGGCAGGCGCGAACGGCACGATCATCAACCCGACGCTCAACGACACCAACGTCCTGTGGGCGTCTACACCGGCCTACACTTACAACTCCTCGGTCAGCTTGACCGCAACCGTCACCAACCCGGATGGCGCGCAGGTCCCGGTGAGCTGCAATCTGAACGTCACGCCGACCGTGCCGCGGCTAACCTGCGCGGCGATCAGCGGCGACCTGACACCGGTCGTTGGCGAAACGGAGATCTACACCGCTGGCAACCCGGGCAACGTGTTCGGGCGTACGGTCACGCGTACGATGGCGCTGTATCTTATGCCGGGTCTCACGTTGGTCGATCCACCGGGAGTCGTCAGCGGCAACTCGATCAGCTACGAGTTCCTGATCCCAGGACAGCAGTATCGTGTCGTGCAAACCGTGTCGGTTGATGGCGTACCGAGCGACTCGTGCACGAACTTCCGTACGCTCAACGTGACACTGCCACAAACCACCTTCGACTGCGACGCATTCCCCGGCGAGAGCGGCATCTACAACGATCCGACCGTCTTTAGCACGTCTGACGTCTATCCGTATCGCTTGGATGTCGACAATGGCAACGGCATCAATCTCCGTTACACCTACACGCTGATCGGACCAAATGGCGCAACCGTACCGCTCGGGTTCTTCGACAGCACAGCGGACGGCATCGTTACGCCGCCCCCATCACTGAACTTCACATGGGCGCAGCTCACCGCGAACTACGGACTCGGCAATTACATCATCCGCATTGACGTGTCGGCCGTCGACCCGCTCGTAACGCCCTACACGTGCGGCCTGCAGCGAAACATCGTCGTCGGCCAGATCGAGGTGCAGTACAACGACGTGATCGGCAACGGCTGGACGCGCTCCGCCCTGCCGGTCAACGAACCGGTCTGCATCACCAACACGTCGTACGACACCAATGGCAGCGCCGGCGCACCGAACCCCGAAGCCCTCGAATACACGTGGACGATCAGCGGCTCAGCCGGCCAAAACAGCCTCGGCATCACGTCTGCGACGACACAGGACTTGCCAGCCTGTATCAGCTTCAACACGCCGGGCACGTACACCATCCGGCTTGACGGCAACACGCCGAACTTCGGCGATGGCGGCTTCGACCTCGAAGACAACTTCACCCGTACGTTCAACGTCTACGGTCGTCAGAGTATTCTGATCAACCGCAGCGGCTCGGACTTCGGCGGCACGCTGCAGACGTTCACCGCCACTGGCGTGAACATCACCAGCGGCTACACGTGGCGCATCTACCAGCAGGGCACCAGCAACCTCATCGCCGGGCCCAACACCGGCAACCCGCAGAGCTATACGTTGGCCGCCGGCCTGTACACGGCAGAGGTTCGCGGCACTGGCCCGCTCGGCCTGACGATCGCGCGGCTCGACTTCGAACTGCTGCTGGCCAACGACCTGCGTGCGGCCTTCCGCGTCAACCCGTATCTCGGTGTCGCTCCGCTCAATGCCTGTTTCACCGACCTGAGCGTCGGCACGAACATCACGCTGTGGGAGTGGGACTTCGACGACGACGGCACCATCGACCTGACATACGGCCCGGGCGGCGCGCCGAACCTGATCTGCTACACCTACGGTTCGCCAAACACGACCTACCGCCCGCTCTTGACGGTCTATAACAGCCAGTTCATCCGGTCAGCGCAGAACACCGTTCGCACCTACAGCATCTTCGAAGCGAACGCCTCGTTCACGGTCCAGGACAACGGCGGCGGTTACTTCTGCTTCACGCCGCAGGTCGACCCGGGCGTCGACGTGACCGAATGGGATTTCGGTGACGGCAGCATCGTCGTGGTGAACAACAACAACCAGATCTGCCATCAGTACACGTCGTTCAGCCAACCGGGCGAGTACCTCGTCTGCATGGACTTTGCCGGTCCGGGCGGCACGCCCACTGGCACCTACTGCCGCGAAGTACCTTACGTTCCACCCCTCGGCGGCACGCCGAACCTGAGCATGTCGGCCTCGTGCTCGGCAGACCGGACGGCAACCTTCACGGTCACCAACAGCGGCGCGGCGATGAGCGTCCCCGACCAGATCATCATCCGTGATGAGGCGAACAACGTTCTGCTGATCGCACCGGTGCTGCTGGGCGCCAACGAGTCGGCTAACTTTACTGTCAACAACGTCTCCGGGAACATCACTGGCCGGCTGACGGATCGCCCGGCGGTCACGGCGACAACGCTTTGCTTCTACCCGCCCGAGATCAGCGTAGCGGTGGTCTGCACGGGCAACTTGCCGGTGTTCACGATCACCAACGCGCGCCCCAGCGACGGCCCGATGCCGTTCCCACAGAGCTTTACCATCACGGGCGCTGCCTCCGGTGTGGTCGTCAACAGCACCTTCCAGCTTGGCCTCGGTGTGCCGTCCGTCGACGTGACCCTACCGCCCGGCAGCAACCCGTACGACACGTACACGTTCGCCAGCAACGGCTATACGGGGACGTTCGACCTGTCACAGCAGTGCTCGCTGCTGCCGACGCTGACGTTCGACACGTTCTGCCGCACGACCGGCGGCGTGGCTGAGAGTGTGTTCCGCGTCATCAACACCAGCGCCAACCCGATGGTTCGGCCCGAGCCGTACACCATCACGGGCGGGTCGTATTCGGGCAGCGGTACATTCCAAGTCCCGGCCAACAGCTTCATCGAGCTTGTCGTGCCGGACGCCGAAGATCCGTACGCGACGTACACATTCAACAGCGCCAGCGTTGTCGGCACCTTCAGCCAGACCCATGCGTGCCAGCGCCCGGCGCTGAACGCGACGTACTCGTGCGCGTGGCCGCGTTCGTTCACGGTCAGCAACACCGGCGGCGCGATGCTTGAGGCGCAGGCGTACTCGATCCTCGACGGCAGCAACAGCACTGTCGCCAGCGGGAACATCACAATCCCGTCCGGCAGCAGCACCGTTGTCAACGTGCCCGCTGGTCTGAACCCGTACGACACGTACACGTTCTCGACGACCGGGTTCGCCTCTACGGTCAACTTCTCCGACTCGTGTGCACAGCCTGTGCTCGCCGCATCGGCCGTCTGCGCATGGCCGCGCGCGTTCACGATCACCAGCACCGGCGGGCCGATCCTCGAACCGCAGCCGTATGAGGTTCAGGACAGCTCCGGTACGCCGATCGTGACGGGATCCTTCTCGCCGGCGACCGGCTTCCCGCTGACGGTGCCGCTTCCCACGACAGTTGACCCGTATGCCGAATACACGTTCGTGACCAGCGGGTTTGCTGCCACCATCAATCTGCCGCACGACTGCGCCAATCCGGATCTGTCCGTGGCAGGTGTATGCAGCGATCCGCGCGTCTTCACAATCACGAACACCGGCGGTGACATGCTGACCGGCCAGACGTACCAGATCCTGCAAGGCGCGGTGGTCGTGCGTACAGCAACGTTCACGGTTGCTGGAGGCGCAAGCGTCGACGTGGCCGCGCCGAATGGACTCAACCCGTACGGCGAATACACGTTCGTGACGAACGGGTTCGCCGCGACGCTCAACCAGCCGCATACGTGCGGCCAACCGGAGTTCGAGCCGGGATCGGCATGCGCGGCGCCGCGTTACTTCACAATCACCAACAATGGTTCGCCGATGCTGTCGCCGCAGGACTTCGACATCCTGCGTGACGGGCAGGTGGTGTACTCCGGTTCGTTGATGCTCAACACCGGCGAGTCGTTCACTTTCACGCAGCCCGTGAGCGACGACCCGTACGGGACGTATACGCTGGTGTCTGACGGCTACGCCGACTCGCTGACGATCGACTACACTTGCGAGTATCCGGAATACACGGCGACCAACGTCTGCGGATACCCGGTGGCGGTCACGGTGACCAACACCGGCGCCGACGCGCTCCAGAGCGAGCCGTGGTCGGTGCTCGACAGCAGCAATGTCACGGTCGCCAGCGGCTCGGTGTCTCTGCCGTCGGGCGGCTCGGTCGCCGTCGACTTGACCGGCCTCAACCCGTACGACAGCTACACGTTCGCCATGCTTGGCTTCGGCACAGCAGTCGACGCGCTTACGCAGTGCGTCAGCCCTGACTTGAGCGCCAGCTACGTGTGCGCGCAGACGCCGTCGTTCCAGATCGTCAACAACGGCACCGACATGCTGCTTCCGCAGACGGTGACAGTCGTCAATGCGGATAGCGAGGTCGTGCTCACGCAGGACGTCCAGCTCGACGCGGGCGAGTCGATAGGGATCACGCTCAACGGCCTGAATCCGTTCGGCACCTACTCGCTGTCCTCCGAAGGCGGATTCCTCGCGACGCTGCAGTCATCCGGCACGTGCGACGAGACCGAGATCGGTCTACCGGCCGACCTCACGATCGAGGGTGTCTGCGGCAGCCCCGCCGGCTTCGTCGTGACCAACGTGGGGACGACGCCGTCTGGCCTGATCAGCTACAGCATCCTCGCGAGCGCCGATCAGTCAGTGCTGATCAGCGGGACGTTCAATCTGGCCGTCAACGAGGCGATCGCGCTCAATGCGCCGGCAGACGCCGACCTGAGCAGCGGAATCACGTTCGTTTCGGATGATCTCGGAACGCTAGCGACCACCGATTTGGTGTGCGACGGAACGACCGTGTTCCCGCGGATCGACCTCGAAAGCACCACCATCGGCCAGCTCGACACCGGCCCGACCTGCGGCCACAACTGCCCGGAGTTCAAGGTGTATCACACCGACGAACTGGGCGGCTGGGAGATCTTCCGCCTCGACGGCGCCGATCAGGTGACGCGCACGACTGCGCGTGAGAACTTGTCGTACGGCCTGAGCGACGACGTCAAGAGCTCGTCGCCCAGCCTGTCGCCGGACAACAAGTGGGTCATCTTCCAGAGCGACCGCGACGGCAACTGGGAACTGTATCTGGCGCCCACCAGCGGTGGCGGCCCGGAAAGCGTCATGCGCATCACCTACAGCACGCTTTCCAACGAAGTCGACCCGGTGTGGGGCCCGAACAACTTCGTGGTGTTCGAGTCGACCCGTAACGGCAACTGGGATCTGTACGCCATCGACATGCGCAGCGGCGACGAGTTCCAGCTCACCGACAGCATCGGCCACGAGATCAACGCGCACTGGTCGCTCGACGGATCGCGCATCGTATTCCAGAGCGATGTCCCGAACGAAGACGGCGTGCGCCTGTGGCAAATCTACGTGATGAACCTCGATACCGGAATCGTGACCAAGCTTAGCGACGGCACGACCAACGATGTCGAGCCGCAGTTCGCCAACAACTCGAACAAGATCACGTTCCGCAGCTACACTGCGACCGACGGCGATGGCAAGTACGAGATGATGAACCTTGACGGGACCGGCCGTGTCGCCTTCACCGACGGCGACGCAACCAACGCCGTGTGGTCGCCGAGCGACCGGTACATCGCTTACCAGTCAGACGTCGATGGCGATCTGGACATCTACGTATACGAAGTCGCTACCGGCAAGACGCGCCATGTCACTGACAATGCGGTGGCCGACTACGCGCCCAACTGGCTGTGCGACGACGACACGATCATCTTCACCTCCGACGTGGACGGCGATCCGAACCTGTTCGAGGTGAAGGCGTCGCCGATCGACGATGGCCCGGTGGCTGTCGAGGACGACGCGACTCAGATGACGTTCGAGGACAACAGCGATATCTACCCGCTGTCGTCACCGAGCGAAGAGAACGCCAGCCGCGAAGGTCACGCCGTAAACACCGAGTTTGGCCGTCAGACGTACTTCCTGCGCCAAGAGCCGGTGATCCTCGCATCGAACGTCGCTACGACGGCGGATGTCAACAACGGGCTGAACCTGAACGTCTGCCCGGGTGACCAACTCGCCAGTACGCGCTAG